The segment TTGTTGATTTTGTGAAGCCAGTCGCCAGAGATATTTACAGTGCATTTGCAGACGCAGGGTAATCCGGCATTGAGGTGGTCTACACGCCGAAATGTTGGAATTTTTGGACTATGGCAAATGGACACGTCGGATGTCCGACGATGGTTGAGTTGTACACACCGGAATATCACCGAGGCTTGTCCACAGACGGTATTGTTCAGTGAAGTTGATCAATTACACATGCCCGATGATCCGGAGTCGCAACTCGCAAACAGAGCAGACCTTTTGTAACAATTAACAACCGTTCCATCCTTCGCTGGATATATCCAGAAACAGACAACAGGAAGTTCTATGCTGACAGCTAAACTTCAGCACAAAAATGACGCATAACCAGGAGCAAGGTGCAGATACTACAAGCAACATCTATTCTTGTTAGTTGTCATCCCAAGGAGATGAAGATGGTAACTACCACAAGTGTTACTTCGCAAAATTGTCCATCACATAACACTTTCACCAGTAAGTTCTGAAAATGAAAGACCAATTGAAACCCATCCATTCAGGGGAACGCACCAAACCTAACTAACAGAAACAGAAAGCTACTGAGTTTTCTGAAAACTTTCTGAACAAAAGAAGACTCGTAATTCTCAAGTCGTTGCATCCGAAGTATTCCGACCTCTGATTCCTGAAAGAGGGCTCGTGATGCTGTTGTCAGAAGTTCTGCTCCCGTATCCCTCTATTGTCCCTGTGCATCAACATCTGGGTACACTAACTGCTCAACATCTATATCCACAAGGGAATAAGTAAAACAATGAGTCACACTTTTgatagagagagagatagagagtgCAGACAATCAGATGAGACCAACTCTATTGGCTAAACAAGTGAAACTACTAAATTTTCTGTTCTGGAGATCACACTATTGGCAGAACTGAATGTCTGAACTGTGGATCATGTTAAGAAATGAAATCCAACAATTTCTAGAGCCAGATCAAAATTAGGATCTGCCCAAGGCATGCTAAGTCCCACAAGGCACTGTCAGAACTAGACCTGAGTTTGCAGACATTCAAATGCTTCTGCTCAATCTAAAGCATGTGTCAGACTAGTCCAAGCCAAGCTAAACAAAGTAGACAATTTTCTCAAGCACAAGTCTGtgcaacaaaaataaaaatctaaGCAAAGGATACTAAACATAGCAGCTAGTAAAAGAAGGCAGAATTACACTGAACATATTAGCTATGTACACATTGTCCAAGTTACATTTTCTGTTGTCGTCAGTATGGTACTATGATCTACTGATGAATATATGCAAATAGGATTCAGAACGAAGTACTGTGCTACGGGCTATGTTCCATTTATTCTGATCAGTGTATTAATCCGGCACATTGAATGGAACATCTGCAATCACGAGATCACTAAGAAAATTGCAAAGTCCTCACCTGGTGATCCGGCAGTGAAGACGACGATATCCATGCGCTCGTCGCTTCGAGGCAGGTCAGTGACCAGAGGCGTCAGCCGCCCATACATGCCGCACTTGACGCACATTATGGTGTTGAAGACGTCGTCCCCTGGGTTCGCACGGGTCCCCGCCTGGAACCTCAGGTTGAACACGGAGCGGCCGTAGAAAGGGAATGCGGGCAAACCTGCCGCCTCAAAGTCCCTCGGGTCGTCCGAACGCAGGTACCGGATCATCCGGCGCCGATCCGCCTCGGCCTTAGTGCGCTGCCGGAGCAGGCCACTGCGGCCTCCTGGATTCTGCTGCAATCGAACACTTGGTTAGGGAAACCAAACGGCCTGACAGAACCGGTGACTGAATGAAGAAGCAAGTCTGAATACAAATTCTAATGAGCACGAAATGTTCAGAAATAAGAATGCAGATAACTAGTCCGAACTATAATCCGGCAAGAACTCAGTAATCAGCATCTCACTCAGCCAAGAACCCCATGCCTGAAGTTCTAACACACCCGGATAGCTTGATCTGATGCAGATTAACGAATGGCAGACACCAAACAAAAACTGGTGAAGCAAATTTTAATCTAGAGCAGacaatgatttttggatatctgGCAAGAAATAGGAAGGCCAACATGATTAATGTAAGCAAGAAAGTCTCTCTAAAGCGAACCAATTGCAGAGGAACACGAACTCAATAACCCAGAACTACACCTCTCGGGCTTCAGAACTAGAACGCGGTGTGGCAACCAAGAATTCTATCACCGTGAACTCAATTATCAGGAAGAATTCAGCACTTAATTAACGGCTTCACTAACAGTAAGCGCAGACTTTGGCAAGAACAAACTCGAACATCAGATTCAGCAGTTCTTGTGAGAATTGGCTAAAAACGAAACATCCAAGATTGGTTTTCCTCGCAAGCAAAAGCCAAAGCAACCCGTTCCACGAATCATGCTCCGCGAGTGCCAAGGAGAAAGAAACTCACCCCAGTCGGTAGTGGAAGGGCTGGCGGCGGCCCTTGTCTGTGTGGGACGACCTCGACGCTCCAATGCCTCATCGTGCTCGTCGTGCCGAAGTACTGATCGACGGTGACGCAGGTGATCCACGGGCGGAACCTGCCGTTGGCGCGGAGGTTGCCGTTGTAGACGTGGCGCATGCGGAGGTAGCCGCTGCTGTTGGAGCCCGCGACGGCGACGGGCCTCCACATGACGGCGTCCAGGTCCCGCGAGTCGTAGCCGCGCTGGATGGCGGGGACGCCGCGGTGTCCCGCGGGCTCCTCCTCGTCGGGCGACAGCGCGAGGTACCGGCCGTAGGCGGCGCCGTGGAGGAGCACGTAGTCGATGCCGTCGCGCAGGACCCGGTGCACCCGCCACACCGCGTTCAGCGTCGGCTGGCGGCCGAGCGGGAGCAGGGAGACCCCAACCCCGTCCTCGTCGGCGTGGAGGTACGACGCGCGGCGCACGCGGCTCCGCAGCCGCACGTGGATCCCGTCGGGGAATTTGTCCATCGCGGCCGTGTaccgcggtggtggtggtggctcgGCGGCGAGGAGCGTCGGCTTGCTTGgtcccgcggcggcgctgcgtcgatgggacggggacggggaggagggagcagagcagagcaggtgTTCGTTGCGCGACGGTTACGTTTGGGCGCCAGGGCGGGGCATTTCAAGGCGACGGCAAAGTCGGTTGCGCCGCTTGTGCCGTCTTCCACTGACAAGTGGGGCCACCGCCGTAGCCAAGTAAGAGGCCGTGCAGCCGGCTCTGCTTGGTGACATGTGGGGCCACGGATGGTGGGGACCGAAGCGGCAGGCACGACGCGTTACACTTACACATTCCCATCCCCTGTGCGCGaaatttaaatatttgccatcttGTACTCTATGCCAGTTTTGTTATTGGAATAGTTCAAAGTGCTTTATTTTTATAAGTTTTAGCAACTTGGCACGCCAGTTCATTCTTCCAGCGTAGAGAAGGCATAGTAAATGACAGTCCTGCCCTTGTCTTCTTGTGCTCTCATCCTCCTAGCCACATGGTCCCCATCTGCCTCTCTCTCACCGTGGATGCTGGGCCCCACCTGTTAGCTTCATCCCCAACCTCGAGTCGGCCTCTTCTTTCTCCAAAGAGAGCGCACGGACCTAGCCTAGGAGCTCGGCCTCCAAACATGAGCAGACAGGCACGAACACAGAGAGAGGAGGGATGTGCCAGCGCTCAGAGTGCTTCTGCTCTGTTGGCTCCAAACGGACGAGTTTTTGCTCAGGTCTGCACAAGCAACGGACGAAACACAAGAGGAAGAGAGGTCAAGTGGAGGGAGCTATGCACGGGAGGAGGGTTTGCTTGGGCGAGCGGCTGTAGGGAGCATGACAACGGGTGTACAACGCTTATCGACCCATAGTGAAGCCGgtgatctctttttttttaggaaaaaagTGAAGCCGGTGATCTCACGACCCGTCCAAAAAGTGCATGAACGCACCAACAGAGAGACCGAGCGCACGAATAGGAAAAAGAGGCGAGCGAAAAATCGAGATTCACATGAGCCGCTTGACTCAGGCGCCAGTGGTGGAGGACCAGCTCACCCCTGCGTGTGGTGGTGCTTCACCTTGGTTGTTTGCATAGCACGTGCTAGCCTAGTAGTGCTCGGCGCTAGTGTGGTCAGGGCGCAACTGCGCAAGGGCCCAAGTCGAGGAGGTGGCACGCACAAACGCGGTGAGGAAGGGGTGCAGTTAGGGTGCCCGGCTGCCATGGTATTCCTCGCCGGATTTTCATAAACAGAGTGGCAAGGCCAGCTAGAGGTTAGAGACGAAGCTAGTAGGTGGGGCCTATCTGTCATcaggtgagagagagagaggagggaggaTGATAGGATCAAGAGACAGGAGCAGGACTGCTATTTTCTATGTCTTCTTCACGCTAGAAGAATAAGTTGGCGTGTCACGTTGCCGAAAGTGGCAAAAATGAAATACTTTGAACTGTCCCGGTGGCAAATGTTTAATTGCCATTCTAAAACTGGTATAGAAAGGAGCGCAACCGAAATGATAACAAATATTTAAATTGCCCCCCGTGCCATGTGAGGCGATGACGAGGACAGATGACTTGTTTGGCCTCCTGTGCAAACTCACCCGGATAAAGTAGTTTGTCATTTCTTAATCACGTATATATATTGATTGATTGTTTTCTATTTCATTAGTTCTGAATTGTAAAAAATCAAACCCGAATCTAATTCAGTAGCAAAGCTACTTTTTACTTGATCAATAGAGACCACCCATTTTCAATAGACACACTCCAAAAAATCCTTAaactcacttggtaaataaaaaaaaagacaaagggGAGACGCCGTTGTATAGCAAACTCGGAGCACACACATATATTTGAGTCGATGGAAGAGATTTACAAAATGGTTTTTAGGGAGTCTAGAGATATTTACCTAATGCTTTCTCTATTGCTAAAAAaagaatcaaaagatttgtttcaAAAAGACTATGTGCTTCTCCGTCTCTGTTGCAGAGGCGGATGTAGAGTGGTAACGTGGGGGTACAGCTGTCCCCCCAAAATTGCTTGAAAAACATCTGGTATATATACCCTTTAATAACATATACATGTataatatattattatatataattgTTAGTCTGTTCAGCTCATACAACAACCTTAATACTTTACATTCATAACTATTTTATCACCATTTAGTGATCTAATTATCTTATGTCTATATTAATAAATTATATCGTTTTTGTTCGTACCCTCACGATTAAAATCCTAGATCCGCCACTGCTCTGTTGGGACACAAAAGAAAATGATGGTCCAGGTCCTCAGGGTAAGTCAGAAGGAAATCTGAGACACGTCAACAAACTCGCCACATCAAAACAACTGTAGCTGCAAAATGAAGGAAGATAGAAAACTAGTTAGTGCCGTAGCCGCAAAATGAAGGAAGATGGAGAACCAGTTAGTGCTCGGGTGGCTAGCGTAGCCAGGTGTGCTCGCTACCAGTGCGAGTTTGATTCCTAGTTGTAGGTCTTGTTTGTGCATAAACAAGTGCTACAACTGTATCTAGATGAgagatttcaaaaaaaaagaaaagaaaaagaagatggTCCCAAACTCCCGATTTGATCCTAAGCACAATTAAAGAAAAGACAATGATCATAGCAGCCAGATCAACATTCTATGGCCAAAAAATCTATCATCCATTAAGCTTTAAGCATTCATTTGTGAATGTGAAGGCTGAAATTCTTTTTccgttatctaaaaaaaatcagTCACACAAAGAGGAGCAAATCTGATAGCTTTCTGAACATCATGACCCGTTAGCAAAGCCTAACTTAGCAGACATGCCTACAGACATAACACACACATGCTTATAACTTACAGAAGACAGTCCACACACAGAACATGTACACATGCTTATAACTTACAGAAGACAGTCCACACATAGATTCACTGATGGTGATCGATTCATGGGTAATCCGGCTGACATTCTGCAGGGACTTCCGTATAATACTTGTTGTCCAGCCAAATGTACCATGAACCTGTTTTAGCTAATTTTGCCAACCTCACAAGCTCTTCCCGATTAAGGATGGAGATATTACTCCAAATGGATATCCTCACAAGCTTGTTCCTTTGGCAGGAAACCAACCCTGGATCCATTCCTACCAGGAATACTTCACTAATTTATACTAGTTTTGATCAGCTAGAAGGGTTCCTAGTTGGATTTCATCCAACCGAACGAGCccttaatgaactaaataaaaaaagtgAGAGAAGAAATTGTTTATTTAGTTTATTAAATTATACTAAAGAAGAACCGCTGATACACATTTTGGAGCACCATCTTTATCCTTATTCCGGATGAAAAGCATTGTTGTCACCAAGACACACCTCGGATAGCTTTCCGTCAGTGAACTGGTTAATCGTCaatttagggcttgtttagtttcaaaaattttgtaaaatttttcaagattcctcgtcacatcgaattttacggcaaatacatggagcattaaatatagataaaaaaataactagttgcataatttttctataatttattagATGGATTttctaagtctagttagttcataattacacaataattatcaaatacaaatgaaaatactagGCCCGGGCTTTATCAGGCTCGAGATTCCTTCTCTTCTGCCACGAACTTTGCCTCAGGTGTCTGCGGCTTATCATAAAACGCCAAAGTATAAAGCAATTGCAATTTGGGTTCGTCGCACGCACTAGTAAATCCAAAGAAAAACATTGATGCTCAGACTGGGGAAATGCATGGGCGACCTGCACCCAAACTAGAATCGCCATTTAGGATTTGAGGT is part of the Sorghum bicolor cultivar BTx623 chromosome 10, Sorghum_bicolor_NCBIv3, whole genome shotgun sequence genome and harbors:
- the LOC8065399 gene encoding uncharacterized protein LOC8065399; translation: MDKFPDGIHVRLRSRVRRASYLHADEDGVGVSLLPLGRQPTLNAVWRVHRVLRDGIDYVLLHGAAYGRYLALSPDEEEPAGHRGVPAIQRGYDSRDLDAVMWRPVAVAGSNSSGYLRMRHVYNGNLRANGRFRPWITCVTVDQYFGTTSTMRHWSVEVVPHRQGPPPALPLPTGNLYSDLLLHSVTGSVRPFGFPNQVFDCSRIQEAAVACSGSALRPRRIGAG